The Faecalibacterium prausnitzii genome includes a window with the following:
- the dctP gene encoding TRAP transporter substrate-binding protein DctP, translated as MKKAISRRDFLKVVGVSAAALGMTACGGSSASTSTSTAASSTASSAAAGAGEGGSGNDYKLTWNEVNGEDYGATVGAHTFAEKIEELSGGHITIDLYINGTLGSEAESMQGIQMGTLDIFRGNASSLPNYGAELIGTTGLPYVFKDMAQFEDVAESSLGDELLQSVEDANCGYVALGWLVEGPRSLFITPKVYERLGKPTDFTLDKMKGLKVRVPETDLMISTMDALGASATAIAYSELYTSLQSGVVDAAENGVTSYMSNSFNEVAPYFITDAHTFGCGVILMNADKWNGFNDAEKGWIKEAALAARSACYEYNQKQEQACFDSFADKGITKLEVSDIEKWQEACAPLYEKQSTDAQDIIAKIQGGNY; from the coding sequence ATGAAAAAAGCAATTTCTCGTCGTGACTTCCTGAAGGTTGTGGGCGTTTCTGCCGCAGCGCTGGGCATGACCGCATGCGGCGGTTCTTCCGCTTCCACCTCTACTTCCACCGCAGCTTCCTCCACTGCCTCTTCTGCAGCAGCAGGTGCAGGCGAGGGCGGCTCCGGCAATGACTACAAGCTGACATGGAACGAGGTCAACGGCGAGGACTACGGCGCAACCGTTGGCGCACACACCTTTGCTGAGAAGATCGAAGAGCTGTCCGGCGGTCACATCACCATTGACCTGTACATCAACGGCACGCTGGGTTCCGAGGCTGAGTCCATGCAGGGCATCCAGATGGGTACTCTGGATATCTTCCGCGGCAACGCTTCTTCTCTGCCCAACTACGGCGCTGAACTGATCGGCACCACCGGCCTGCCGTATGTCTTTAAGGATATGGCACAGTTTGAGGATGTGGCTGAGAGCAGTCTGGGCGACGAGCTGCTGCAGAGCGTGGAAGATGCCAACTGCGGTTATGTTGCTCTTGGCTGGCTGGTCGAAGGTCCTCGCAGCCTGTTCATCACCCCGAAGGTCTACGAGCGTCTGGGCAAGCCCACCGACTTCACGCTGGACAAGATGAAGGGCCTGAAGGTCCGCGTGCCCGAGACTGACCTGATGATCAGCACCATGGATGCTCTGGGCGCTTCCGCCACCGCAATCGCTTACTCTGAGCTGTACACCTCTCTGCAGTCCGGCGTCGTCGATGCTGCTGAGAACGGCGTTACCTCTTACATGAGCAACAGCTTCAACGAAGTTGCCCCCTACTTCATCACCGATGCACACACCTTTGGCTGCGGCGTCATTCTGATGAACGCTGACAAGTGGAACGGCTTCAACGATGCCGAGAAGGGCTGGATCAAGGAAGCCGCTCTGGCCGCACGTTCCGCCTGCTACGAGTACAACCAGAAGCAGGAGCAGGCCTGCTTCGATTCCTTCGCCGACAAGGGCATCACCAAGCTGGAGGTTTCCGATATCGAAAAGTGGCAGGAGGCCTGCGCACCTCTGTATGAAAAGCAGAGCACCGACGCTCAGGACATCATCGCTAAGATCCAGGGCGGCAACTACTGA
- a CDS encoding GntR family transcriptional regulator produces MLSAVEKKSDQVYRWLLAYIDENKFSGNQRLPSENALCRKLGVSRETIRVAIDQLVAEGLVYKLKGSGTYFHREKVMTRDLNTDDALYKIGLVLQGQDTSANSGLIEGVRSVLTQEQVDLHVFLTDNKFCNERRCLETVVHQNFHGFIVDGVKSSILSPNLDCYKELYRRKIPVIFYNNFYRNLRCPRVTINDIECAHQLIGRLMDAGHSHIAGIFVYDNYQSVEKFQGMAEAMRNRGLELNDDYIKWCISDEAHNESYVRSIERFLKSIPKCTAIVCCNYIIYRLVMKTLQKMGKTVPEDYSLVCFDYSEETYRQEDVTCSVEQGFEMGRQLALRLMEMISTGECDDRNYTYVMKPILYDGHSIRKIKKVK; encoded by the coding sequence ATGCTCTCGGCTGTTGAGAAAAAATCCGATCAGGTTTATCGCTGGCTTCTGGCTTATATTGACGAAAACAAATTTTCCGGGAACCAGCGTTTGCCTTCGGAAAATGCGCTCTGCCGGAAGCTGGGTGTCAGCCGAGAAACGATACGAGTGGCCATCGACCAGTTGGTAGCAGAAGGACTCGTGTACAAGCTCAAGGGAAGTGGGACTTATTTCCACCGGGAAAAAGTAATGACGCGGGATTTGAACACAGATGATGCCCTTTATAAAATCGGCCTTGTCCTGCAGGGACAGGATACAAGTGCCAATTCGGGATTAATCGAAGGGGTTCGCAGTGTTCTGACGCAGGAGCAGGTTGACCTCCATGTATTTCTGACCGATAACAAATTCTGCAACGAACGCCGCTGTCTGGAGACTGTGGTACATCAGAATTTTCACGGTTTCATTGTGGATGGTGTCAAATCGAGCATCCTCAGCCCAAACCTTGACTGCTACAAGGAGCTTTACCGACGTAAGATCCCGGTGATATTCTACAACAACTTCTATCGGAACTTGCGCTGCCCCCGCGTAACGATCAATGACATCGAATGTGCCCATCAGCTGATAGGACGCCTGATGGATGCCGGACACAGCCACATTGCAGGCATCTTTGTGTACGACAACTACCAGAGCGTAGAAAAGTTTCAAGGCATGGCGGAAGCGATGCGAAATCGTGGTTTGGAGCTGAACGATGATTACATCAAGTGGTGTATTTCGGACGAAGCCCACAACGAAAGCTATGTCCGTTCCATTGAAAGATTTCTGAAGAGCATCCCTAAATGCACCGCTATCGTCTGCTGCAACTACATCATCTATCGGCTGGTCATGAAAACCCTGCAGAAAATGGGGAAGACTGTACCCGAAGATTATTCGCTGGTCTGTTTTGATTATTCCGAAGAAACTTATCGGCAGGAGGATGTTACCTGCTCCGTGGAGCAAGGCTTCGAGATGGGACGTCAGCTTGCGCTGCGGCTTATGGAGATGATTTCCACCGGCGAATGCGATGACCGGAACTACACTTATGTCATGAAGCCCATCCTCTACGATGGCCATTCCATCCGGAAGATCAAAAAGGTAAAATAA
- a CDS encoding recombinase family protein: protein MTAVIYARYSSDNQREESIEGQIRECTAYAEKNGITIVKHYIDRAISAKTDNRPEFQQMIKDSDKKLFDIVLVWKLDRFARNRYDSARYKTQLKKNGVKLMSATEIISEGPEGIILESVLEGYAEYYSADLAEKVVRGQTENILKGRCNGGRGTFGYTLDSERKFHIDPLASPFVLESFRKYRDGLTMKEIRDWLNENGIKNPVGSAFTYNSVEHMLKNRRYIEELKFRDVVVPDAIPPIIPLELFEDVQVRIAKNKKAPARRKAEDDYLLTTKLHCGCCGALMFGESGTSRTGEVHRYYKCATAKKHKGCKKKTVRKQWLEDLVVNQTMQLVKDDSAMESIIAKVMELQDRENTNLPLYEKQLRDAESGIQNMLNAIQAGILTSSTKERLEQLEETKRELEARIAEEKLAKPKVTEEFIRFWLLRFRKLDMSLKDQRQALVDTFINAIYLYDDKVLITFNYKEGTQTITFEEAAEAASKGNGSDLDCFTAPRKTSTHCVLVFLFCLRDGRGSNRAAEHSAASNQPSGLLLSLRVPTVRNVYCGSCGSKDFMDFLFCKPRVHGFCTVGVIHVR, encoded by the coding sequence ATGACCGCCGTGATCTATGCTCGCTATTCCTCGGACAACCAGCGCGAAGAATCCATCGAAGGCCAGATCCGGGAATGCACGGCTTATGCCGAGAAAAACGGCATCACCATCGTCAAGCACTATATTGACCGTGCTATCTCCGCCAAAACGGACAACCGCCCGGAGTTCCAGCAGATGATTAAGGACAGCGACAAGAAGCTGTTTGACATTGTGCTGGTCTGGAAACTTGACCGCTTTGCCCGAAACCGCTACGACAGTGCCCGGTACAAGACCCAGCTGAAGAAGAACGGTGTCAAGCTTATGTCGGCTACGGAAATCATTTCCGAGGGGCCGGAGGGCATCATTCTGGAATCGGTGCTGGAGGGCTATGCGGAGTACTACTCTGCTGACCTTGCCGAGAAGGTCGTGCGTGGACAGACGGAGAACATCTTGAAAGGCCGCTGCAACGGTGGCCGTGGAACATTTGGCTATACGCTGGATTCTGAGCGGAAATTTCACATTGACCCGCTTGCCTCTCCTTTTGTGCTGGAATCGTTCAGGAAGTACCGGGATGGCCTCACGATGAAAGAGATTCGGGACTGGCTGAATGAAAATGGCATTAAGAACCCGGTCGGCAGCGCGTTCACCTATAACAGTGTCGAGCATATGCTCAAAAATCGGCGTTACATCGAAGAGCTGAAATTCCGGGACGTGGTCGTGCCGGATGCGATTCCGCCCATCATTCCGCTGGAACTGTTTGAGGATGTGCAGGTGAGGATTGCCAAAAACAAGAAAGCCCCTGCCCGGAGAAAGGCAGAGGATGATTACCTGCTGACCACCAAGTTGCACTGTGGCTGCTGCGGTGCTTTGATGTTTGGTGAAAGCGGAACGAGCCGGACGGGAGAAGTCCACCGCTATTATAAATGTGCGACTGCCAAAAAGCACAAGGGCTGCAAGAAAAAGACTGTCCGTAAACAGTGGCTGGAAGATCTGGTGGTCAACCAGACCATGCAGCTTGTCAAGGACGATTCCGCCATGGAATCCATCATCGCCAAGGTCATGGAACTGCAAGACCGGGAGAACACCAATCTTCCCCTCTATGAGAAGCAGCTCCGGGATGCGGAATCGGGTATCCAGAATATGCTCAATGCGATTCAGGCCGGTATCCTGACCAGCTCCACCAAGGAACGGTTGGAGCAGCTCGAAGAAACCAAGCGCGAGCTTGAAGCCCGCATTGCGGAAGAAAAGCTGGCAAAGCCGAAAGTGACCGAAGAGTTCATCCGGTTCTGGCTGCTGCGGTTCCGTAAGCTGGATATGAGCCTGAAAGACCAGCGGCAGGCACTGGTGGATACCTTCATCAATGCGATTTACCTGTATGATGATAAGGTTTTGATAACCTTTAATTATAAAGAAGGCACACAGACCATCACATTTGAGGAAGCGGCAGAAGCCGCATCAAAGGGAAATGGTTCGGATTTGGATTGCTTTACTGCACCAAGAAAAACCAGTACACATTGTGTGCTGGTTTTTCTTTTTTGTTTGCGCGATGGAAGGGGCTCGAACAGGGCGGCGGAGCATAGCGCCGCAAGCAATCAGCCCAGTGGGCTGTTGCTTAGCCTGCGGGTCCCAACGGTTAGGAATGTCTACTGTGGAAGCTGTGGATCGAAAGATTTCATGGATTTTTTGTTTTGTAAGCCACGAGTGCACGGTTTCTGCACGGTCGGTGTTATCCATGTCCGATGA
- a CDS encoding enolase C-terminal domain-like protein, which produces MIITKFETWWVERGRCLFDEKRQGGAKMGWDVIAIKLTTDTGIEGVATCMAARSGAVSEAYLQESIGPVVLGRDPHDREAIFQELWTIDRHEAFFPVFLPGPVDVALWDICAKEAGLPLYKYIGACRDSLPVYASGNFHGTVKEYVDEALYYQSKGIPGYKAHPGGPVSFDMEVHQAIRDAVGPDYLLMTDPVGDYTINEAVTVGRQLERLNYKWFEEPFRDFELYKYTELCRTLDIPIAATETTRGCHWGVAQVIAQHAADIVRADVSWKDGITGTLKIAHLAEAFGLNCEIHTTTMNYMDLVNLHVSCAIKNCEYFEYFVPEENYTLPMKGKLPIDEHGIIHVPQGPGVGAELDWDLIEKSCRSYRKLEYKG; this is translated from the coding sequence ATGATCATTACCAAGTTCGAGACATGGTGGGTCGAGCGCGGCCGCTGCCTGTTTGACGAAAAGCGTCAGGGCGGTGCCAAAATGGGCTGGGATGTCATCGCCATCAAACTGACCACCGACACCGGCATTGAGGGCGTTGCCACCTGCATGGCAGCCCGCAGCGGCGCTGTGAGCGAAGCTTACTTACAGGAGAGCATCGGCCCTGTTGTTCTGGGACGTGACCCCCATGACCGTGAGGCCATCTTCCAGGAACTGTGGACCATCGACCGTCATGAGGCATTCTTTCCCGTGTTCCTGCCCGGCCCCGTGGATGTAGCCTTGTGGGATATCTGTGCCAAGGAAGCCGGGCTTCCTCTTTATAAGTACATCGGCGCTTGCCGCGACAGCCTGCCGGTCTATGCCAGCGGAAACTTCCACGGCACTGTTAAGGAGTATGTGGACGAGGCTCTCTACTACCAGAGCAAAGGCATTCCCGGCTACAAAGCCCATCCGGGCGGGCCGGTCAGCTTTGATATGGAAGTGCATCAGGCCATCCGCGACGCTGTCGGCCCCGACTACCTGCTGATGACCGACCCCGTGGGCGACTATACCATCAACGAAGCCGTCACCGTGGGACGTCAGCTGGAAAGGCTGAATTATAAGTGGTTCGAAGAGCCCTTCCGCGACTTTGAGCTGTATAAATACACCGAGCTGTGCCGCACACTGGATATCCCTATCGCTGCCACCGAGACCACCCGCGGCTGCCACTGGGGTGTGGCGCAGGTCATTGCTCAGCACGCTGCCGATATCGTCCGCGCGGATGTCAGTTGGAAGGACGGCATCACCGGCACGCTGAAGATTGCACATCTGGCAGAAGCATTCGGCCTGAACTGCGAGATCCACACCACCACCATGAACTACATGGATCTTGTCAACCTGCATGTCAGCTGCGCCATCAAGAACTGTGAGTACTTCGAGTACTTCGTACCGGAAGAAAACTACACCCTGCCCATGAAGGGCAAACTGCCCATTGACGAACATGGCATCATCCATGTGCCGCAGGGTCCGGGCGTGGGTGCCGAACTGGATTGGGATCTGATCGAGAAGAGCTGCCGCAGCTACCGCAAGCTCGAGTACAAGGGCTGA
- a CDS encoding chromate transporter produces the protein MDENKTYGTRLARLWKLFLSTLYISSFTFGGGFVIVTFMKKKFVDELHWIDEQEMLDMTALAQSSPGAIAVNAAILVGWQVEGLIGMIVAVLGTIIPPMVILSVISVFYNAFATNRYIALLLKGMQAGVAAVILDVVFDLGGKVLKTRSWVYIVLMVAAFVANTVFDVNVVVVILAAAVFGVVLALVQWKKGGAK, from the coding sequence ATGGATGAAAATAAAACATACGGTACACGGTTAGCACGGCTTTGGAAGCTGTTTTTGAGTACGCTGTACATTAGCAGCTTTACCTTCGGCGGCGGCTTTGTCATCGTGACCTTTATGAAGAAAAAATTTGTAGATGAGCTGCACTGGATCGATGAACAGGAAATGCTGGATATGACAGCGTTGGCGCAGTCCTCTCCGGGCGCAATCGCGGTCAATGCTGCAATTCTGGTAGGCTGGCAGGTAGAAGGCTTGATTGGAATGATCGTGGCAGTGTTGGGCACCATCATCCCACCTATGGTCATTCTTTCAGTCATTTCTGTGTTCTACAATGCTTTTGCCACCAATCGCTATATCGCGTTGTTACTCAAGGGAATGCAGGCTGGTGTGGCGGCGGTCATTCTGGATGTTGTATTCGACCTCGGCGGCAAGGTGCTGAAGACCCGCTCATGGGTGTATATTGTCCTGATGGTCGCAGCGTTTGTCGCAAATACGGTGTTTGATGTCAATGTGGTGGTGGTCATCCTTGCCGCTGCAGTATTCGGCGTGGTGCTGGCTCTGGTCCAGTGGAAAAAAGGTGGTGCAAAATGA
- a CDS encoding chromate transporter → MIYLQLFLSFLQVGMFSVGGGYAAMPLIQSQVVEQHGWLTMQEFTDLITIAEMTPGPIAVNSATFVGLRIAQVPGAIIATLGCITPALFFVSLLSYIYRKYKDISLLQSVLACLRPVIVALIFGAGLSILSMVVFGESAKTLANVDWIGIGSFASAFFVLRKLKWNPILTMCLCGVAGLGLHILLGI, encoded by the coding sequence ATGATCTACTTACAGCTTTTTCTCAGCTTTTTGCAGGTGGGTATGTTCAGCGTAGGCGGCGGCTATGCGGCCATGCCGCTGATCCAGAGCCAAGTGGTGGAACAACATGGCTGGCTGACGATGCAGGAGTTTACTGACCTCATCACGATTGCAGAAATGACCCCTGGTCCCATTGCGGTCAACTCGGCAACTTTTGTTGGTTTGCGTATCGCGCAGGTACCCGGAGCCATCATTGCAACACTAGGTTGCATTACACCGGCGCTGTTCTTTGTTTCACTTCTATCCTACATCTATCGTAAATACAAGGATATTTCTCTGCTGCAAAGTGTTCTGGCCTGCCTGCGTCCGGTCATTGTAGCACTTATCTTTGGTGCAGGTCTTTCTATACTGTCTATGGTGGTGTTCGGAGAGAGTGCAAAGACGCTCGCCAACGTAGACTGGATCGGCATCGGCAGTTTTGCATCGGCATTTTTTGTGCTACGGAAGCTCAAGTGGAATCCCATCCTGACCATGTGCCTGTGCGGCGTGGCCGGGCTTGGACTTCACATTTTGCTCGGAATATAA
- a CDS encoding TRAP transporter small permease, translating into MDKFRAVWEKIDAVLFQLLRHVCAVILGALVAVVFYIFFGRYVMHNSPMWGEPFSLLCLVWLSLLGSVLVVRKNEHLAVTMFDEKLGKTGVFVTDILSAVCVVGFSIFLIVYGIKLAQSGASNNMAGINVPYAFMYSALPVTGVLNIFAVLGHWVMGRKEKK; encoded by the coding sequence ATGGACAAATTCAGAGCCGTATGGGAAAAGATCGACGCCGTGCTGTTCCAGCTTCTGCGCCATGTCTGCGCAGTGATCCTGGGAGCTCTGGTAGCGGTGGTCTTTTACATCTTCTTCGGACGTTATGTGATGCATAACTCTCCCATGTGGGGCGAGCCGTTCTCCCTGCTGTGTCTGGTATGGCTGAGCCTGTTGGGCAGTGTGCTGGTGGTGCGCAAGAACGAGCATCTGGCCGTTACCATGTTTGACGAAAAGCTGGGCAAGACTGGTGTGTTCGTCACCGATATCCTGTCCGCTGTGTGTGTGGTGGGCTTCTCCATCTTCCTGATCGTGTACGGCATCAAGCTGGCACAGTCGGGCGCAAGCAACAACATGGCCGGCATCAATGTGCCCTATGCCTTTATGTACAGTGCACTGCCTGTGACCGGCGTACTGAACATCTTCGCTGTTCTGGGCCACTGGGTGATGGGTCGAAAGGAGAAAAAGTAA
- a CDS encoding sulfatase-like hydrolase/transferase: MAYNIIFYFSDQQRWDTCGCFGQPLNITPNLDKLAAEGVKFDNAFSPQPVCGPCRALFQTGKYPTETGCFRNNLMLPSNIKTLGEYMEKDAGYETAYIGKWHLASDGELEKKPTVDHTITAVPLELRGGYTGYWRAADVLEFTSHGYDGYVFDENNNRIDFKGYRADCINQFALDYLDQYAGEKPFFMTVSQIEPHHQNDHNHYEGPNGSKQRFADFVLPEDLKALGGNAAEEYPDYLGQCASLDENLGKLVSKLKEKGLYDNTVILYASDHGSHFKTRNRDAHLNGYDDYKRSCHDGCLHVPLVICGGPFKGGKEITDLVSTESIPKTLLALAGVDVGDKMIGENLLDVVEKKNHNRVNEVYAQISESRCGRCIRTADYMYSVYAPGVNGGEAAASDVYADDFLYDMQKDPWQLNNVVADPAYAAVKAELRERLLNWIQHAEGSRPTITD; the protein is encoded by the coding sequence ATGGCATATAATATCATTTTCTATTTCAGTGACCAGCAGCGCTGGGACACCTGCGGCTGCTTCGGCCAGCCACTGAATATCACGCCTAATCTGGACAAGCTGGCGGCAGAGGGTGTGAAGTTTGACAATGCCTTTTCGCCTCAGCCGGTGTGCGGCCCCTGCCGCGCTCTGTTCCAGACCGGCAAATATCCCACCGAGACCGGTTGCTTCCGCAATAATCTGATGCTGCCCTCCAACATCAAGACGCTGGGCGAGTACATGGAAAAGGATGCCGGCTACGAGACGGCCTACATCGGCAAGTGGCATCTGGCTTCGGACGGTGAGCTGGAGAAAAAGCCCACCGTTGACCACACCATCACCGCTGTTCCGCTGGAGCTGCGCGGTGGCTATACCGGTTACTGGCGTGCTGCGGATGTGCTGGAGTTCACCTCCCACGGCTACGATGGCTATGTGTTTGATGAGAACAACAACCGCATCGATTTCAAGGGCTACCGTGCCGACTGCATTAACCAGTTTGCGCTGGACTATCTTGACCAGTATGCCGGCGAAAAGCCCTTCTTCATGACCGTGTCGCAGATCGAGCCGCACCATCAGAACGACCATAATCACTACGAAGGCCCCAACGGTTCCAAGCAGCGATTCGCAGATTTTGTTCTGCCGGAAGATCTGAAGGCTCTGGGTGGAAACGCAGCGGAAGAGTACCCGGATTATCTGGGTCAGTGTGCCAGCCTTGATGAAAACCTTGGTAAGCTGGTGTCAAAGCTGAAAGAAAAAGGCCTGTATGATAATACAGTTATCCTCTATGCTTCCGACCATGGCTCTCACTTCAAGACCCGCAACCGTGACGCGCACCTGAACGGCTATGATGATTACAAGCGCTCCTGCCATGACGGTTGCCTGCATGTGCCGCTGGTCATCTGTGGCGGCCCGTTCAAGGGTGGCAAGGAGATCACCGACCTGGTCAGCACCGAAAGCATTCCCAAAACTCTGCTGGCTCTGGCAGGCGTGGATGTCGGTGATAAGATGATCGGTGAAAATCTGCTTGACGTTGTGGAAAAGAAAAACCATAATAGAGTCAATGAGGTTTATGCACAGATTTCGGAAAGCCGTTGCGGACGCTGCATCCGTACTGCAGATTATATGTATTCTGTCTATGCACCCGGCGTCAACGGCGGCGAGGCTGCGGCATCCGATGTTTATGCAGACGACTTCCTTTACGATATGCAGAAAGACCCGTGGCAGCTGAACAATGTGGTCGCGGATCCTGCATATGCTGCGGTCAAGGCGGAACTTCGTGAACGTCTGCTGAACTGGATTCAGCACGCGGAAGGCAGCCGCCCCACTATCACCGACTGA
- a CDS encoding LacI family DNA-binding transcriptional regulator, producing the protein MNKKITIRDVAQAAGVSISTVHQALNDKPGVSEVTREHIRRIADDLGYRPNKMASGLKRRTQRVAVLLPDEVGRNRFYYPPLWQGVRDYLKNSEDLNVECTEFSFPNEIDPSHSRGVEEVRALLAEDKLDGLLTVGHMEAMTMQEWQHARDAGVAVVQVGFRNPKIAPLCSVQPDYEVIGRTMAELIFSHIPSFGSVVLCAGNPKWEQHARIVQGFEDYMQENGAQNRIYLDNSCGIGSEAQRNILNLLEKPDVAACCSVLSQGSVMLVQGLQQCGKAGKVFAVGSDVFEENLDALRNRILDNIVQKNPYAQGYLGIKALVEYLVQGKAPEQRTIYVGSEVVFRSNAVMYDRDNFRGLLL; encoded by the coding sequence ATGAACAAAAAGATTACGATCCGTGATGTGGCACAGGCAGCGGGCGTTTCCATCAGCACGGTCCATCAGGCACTGAACGACAAGCCTGGCGTCAGTGAGGTCACCAGGGAGCATATCCGGAGGATTGCGGATGATCTGGGCTACCGGCCCAATAAAATGGCTTCCGGCCTGAAACGCCGCACCCAGCGTGTAGCTGTGCTTCTGCCGGATGAGGTGGGCCGAAACCGCTTTTATTATCCGCCTTTGTGGCAGGGTGTGCGAGACTACTTGAAAAACTCTGAAGATCTGAACGTGGAGTGTACCGAGTTCAGTTTTCCCAATGAGATCGACCCTTCCCACTCCCGCGGAGTGGAAGAGGTGCGCGCTCTGCTGGCCGAGGACAAACTGGACGGCCTGCTGACAGTGGGTCACATGGAAGCTATGACAATGCAGGAGTGGCAGCATGCCCGGGATGCCGGTGTGGCGGTGGTGCAGGTGGGGTTTAGAAACCCGAAGATCGCACCGCTGTGCAGCGTGCAGCCCGACTATGAGGTCATTGGACGGACGATGGCGGAGCTGATTTTCAGCCATATCCCCTCTTTCGGCAGTGTGGTGCTCTGTGCCGGAAATCCCAAATGGGAGCAACATGCCCGCATCGTGCAGGGGTTTGAGGATTATATGCAGGAAAACGGTGCGCAGAACCGCATTTATCTGGACAATTCCTGCGGCATCGGCTCAGAGGCACAGAGGAACATCCTGAATCTGCTGGAAAAGCCGGATGTTGCGGCCTGCTGCAGTGTGCTGTCGCAGGGGAGCGTGATGCTCGTGCAGGGGCTGCAGCAGTGCGGCAAAGCGGGTAAAGTGTTCGCGGTGGGCAGCGACGTATTCGAAGAAAATCTGGACGCTCTGCGGAACAGAATCCTGGACAATATCGTGCAGAAAAACCCTTACGCTCAAGGGTATCTTGGCATCAAAGCACTGGTGGAATATCTCGTGCAGGGCAAGGCTCCGGAACAGCGCACCATTTACGTGGGCTCTGAAGTGGTGTTCCGCAGCAACGCTGTGATGTATGACCGGGACAATTTCCGGGGGCTGCTGCTCTGA
- a CDS encoding anaerobic sulfatase maturase, with protein sequence MKHNTFLVKPASSLCNLRCRYCFYDDVSNSRACKNMGLLSHEMAGELVEKAFATTEEGGSVHFLFQGGEPTLAGLDFFRFFLETERSMQRNISVFHSIQTNGICLDEEWASFFKANSFLVGLSLDGTQENHDLYRLDAAGQGTWDKVTHALALLDAYRVETNLLCVVTGQLARKPQRAFKSLCELGQHNLQFIPCLDPLDTIGGQAYSLTPELYGRFLCGVFDTWYQQLQRGNYISVRNFEDYLRILLGMPPTSCASSGSCGHYLTVEGDGSLYPCDFYVLDEWKLGNLSHCTVEDALDSPTSQTFLAQGRKRPAECAACAYQLLCRGGCKRDWDASGSNRFCAAYKQFFAYVLPRLHTAAHFLAQQNR encoded by the coding sequence ATGAAACATAATACATTTCTCGTCAAGCCAGCGTCCAGCCTGTGCAATCTGCGTTGCCGGTACTGCTTTTATGACGATGTTTCCAACAGCCGAGCCTGCAAAAATATGGGACTGCTTTCCCATGAAATGGCAGGAGAACTGGTTGAAAAGGCTTTTGCAACCACAGAGGAAGGCGGCAGCGTCCATTTTCTGTTTCAGGGCGGCGAACCGACTCTTGCCGGGTTGGATTTCTTCCGGTTCTTTCTGGAAACGGAGCGTTCCATGCAGCGCAATATCTCTGTGTTCCACAGCATCCAGACCAATGGCATTTGTCTGGATGAAGAGTGGGCTTCCTTTTTCAAAGCCAACTCTTTCCTCGTAGGCCTCTCTCTGGACGGCACACAGGAGAACCATGATCTCTATCGGCTGGACGCAGCTGGGCAGGGCACATGGGATAAAGTAACTCATGCGCTTGCGCTGCTGGATGCCTACAGAGTCGAAACGAATCTGCTCTGTGTTGTAACCGGACAGCTGGCCAGAAAGCCGCAGCGAGCCTTCAAAAGCCTCTGCGAGTTGGGACAGCACAATCTGCAATTCATCCCATGTCTTGACCCACTTGATACGATTGGAGGGCAGGCATATTCTCTAACGCCGGAACTTTATGGTCGTTTTCTGTGCGGCGTCTTTGATACTTGGTATCAGCAGCTGCAACGAGGCAATTATATCAGCGTTCGCAATTTTGAGGACTATCTGCGTATCCTGCTGGGAATGCCGCCTACCTCCTGCGCTTCCTCCGGTTCCTGTGGACATTATCTTACCGTAGAAGGTGACGGAAGCCTTTATCCCTGTGACTTTTATGTTCTGGATGAGTGGAAGCTGGGAAATCTGAGCCACTGTACCGTTGAAGATGCGCTTGATTCTCCCACAAGCCAGACATTTCTGGCACAGGGCCGCAAACGCCCGGCGGAATGCGCAGCATGTGCTTATCAGCTGCTCTGTCGGGGCGGATGCAAGCGAGATTGGGATGCCTCTGGAAGCAACCGCTTTTGCGCAGCGTATAAGCAGTTCTTTGCCTATGTGCTTCCGCGCCTGCATACTGCTGCACATTTTCTGGCACAACAAAACCGATAA